A stretch of Natronococcus sp. CG52 DNA encodes these proteins:
- a CDS encoding Lrp/AsnC family transcriptional regulator: MVSDELDNVDKGIIYLLQQDARKRTVADIGEKVGVSSSTVANRIDGLEEQGIIKGFHTIVDYPEAGLGHHLLVTATVPLTEREELSDEIMEISGVVSVRELLTNNENLSLELVGASQEDIEESLAELDSHGVHIERMEIMKQERAQPYNHFGQKFANEDNTG; encoded by the coding sequence ATGGTCTCCGACGAGCTCGATAATGTAGACAAAGGGATTATCTACCTCCTCCAGCAGGACGCCCGAAAACGAACGGTCGCCGATATTGGCGAGAAAGTTGGTGTCTCCTCCAGTACGGTCGCCAATCGAATCGACGGGCTCGAAGAACAAGGTATCATCAAGGGCTTCCACACAATCGTTGACTACCCGGAAGCTGGGTTAGGCCATCATCTCCTTGTAACTGCGACAGTTCCTCTAACGGAAAGAGAGGAACTATCAGATGAAATTATGGAAATATCCGGTGTTGTGAGCGTACGTGAATTATTGACAAATAACGAGAATTTGTCGTTAGAATTAGTTGGTGCCTCCCAAGAGGACATAGAAGAGAGCCTTGCGGAACTGGATTCACATGGCGTTCATATAGAACGAATGGAGATAATGAAGCAGGAACGAGCCCAACCCTACAACCACTTTGGCCAAAAATTCGCAAATGAGGATAACACTGGCTGA
- a CDS encoding HalOD1 output domain-containing protein, whose protein sequence is MNKIQAEVAEESRVSQKVVEAIAEAEETEPIELTPPLYEVIDLETLENLLTNNRTLAKVVFNYNSCEVTVFSDGYISVMKESI, encoded by the coding sequence ATGAACAAGATACAGGCCGAAGTAGCAGAGGAGAGTCGTGTCAGTCAAAAAGTGGTTGAAGCAATTGCTGAAGCGGAAGAAACCGAGCCTATCGAACTCACACCCCCCTTGTATGAGGTCATAGACCTTGAGACCTTGGAGAACCTCCTTACCAATAACCGGACACTTGCAAAAGTTGTTTTTAACTACAACAGTTGTGAGGTTACTGTTTTCTCCGATGGCTATATTTCGGTCATGAAGGAGAGTATATAA
- a CDS encoding glutamate--tRNA ligase: MDDDLRERVEREAEKHALLNAVKHESDADVGAVMGPLMGDNPEFREHADNVPGIIGGVIGRVNDLAYAEKRDRLEELAPEELAEIEAEDEEDEHDLPDLPRADEYNEIRMRCAPNPNGPWHVGHARMPAVIGTFKERYDGWFCVRFDDTDPETKRPDIEAYDAILEDLDYLGFEPDATFKASDRLDIYYDHARKLIDMGGAYTCSCSGEEFSELKNNGEACPHRDKDPETVLSEFEDMIAGVYDSGEMVLRIKTDIEHKNPALRDWVAFRMIDTPHPREEAEEYRCWPMLDFQSAIDDHIIGITHIIRGIDLQDSAKRQSFLYDYFGWDYPEVVHWGHVQIDAYDVKMSTSTLDELIEDGELDGWDDPRAPTLKSLRRRGIRGEAIVEAMIGLGTSTSDVDLAMSAIYANNRELIDDETDRRFLVRDGTRVPLGGSPPDEANPPLHPNHEDRGVREIPVGDSVLLEPEDLPQREERVWLKGLGCFQYTRDTLQYTGEDIDVVREGDVDVVHWVPARESVPVRMRTMGGDVTGRAEPGVADLTTDEMVQFVRVGFARIDSVTRDDSDDEEVVTYYAHP, from the coding sequence ATGGACGACGATCTACGCGAACGCGTCGAACGCGAGGCGGAGAAACACGCCCTGCTGAACGCGGTGAAACATGAAAGCGACGCCGACGTCGGCGCCGTGATGGGACCGTTGATGGGCGACAACCCTGAGTTTCGTGAACACGCCGACAATGTGCCGGGGATCATCGGCGGCGTCATCGGTCGGGTCAACGACCTCGCATACGCCGAGAAGCGCGACCGACTCGAGGAACTCGCACCCGAGGAACTCGCCGAGATCGAGGCCGAGGACGAGGAAGACGAACACGACCTGCCGGACCTCCCGCGGGCCGACGAGTACAACGAGATCCGGATGCGGTGTGCACCGAACCCGAACGGACCGTGGCACGTCGGCCACGCCCGAATGCCCGCGGTCATCGGGACCTTCAAGGAACGCTACGACGGCTGGTTCTGCGTCCGGTTCGACGACACCGACCCCGAGACGAAACGGCCCGACATCGAGGCCTACGACGCGATCCTCGAGGATCTGGACTACCTCGGCTTCGAGCCCGACGCGACGTTTAAGGCGAGCGATCGCCTCGACATCTACTACGACCACGCCCGGAAGCTGATCGACATGGGCGGCGCCTACACCTGCTCGTGTTCCGGCGAGGAGTTCTCCGAACTGAAGAACAACGGGGAGGCCTGTCCGCACCGAGACAAGGACCCCGAAACGGTTCTCAGCGAGTTCGAGGACATGATCGCGGGGGTCTACGACAGCGGCGAGATGGTGCTGCGGATCAAGACCGACATCGAACACAAGAACCCCGCGCTCCGCGACTGGGTCGCGTTCCGGATGATCGACACCCCTCACCCCCGCGAAGAGGCCGAGGAGTACCGCTGCTGGCCGATGCTCGACTTTCAGTCGGCGATCGACGACCACATCATCGGTATCACGCACATCATCCGCGGGATCGACCTCCAGGACTCGGCGAAACGCCAGAGCTTCCTCTACGATTATTTCGGGTGGGACTACCCCGAAGTCGTCCACTGGGGACACGTCCAGATCGACGCCTACGACGTGAAAATGAGCACCTCGACGCTGGACGAACTGATCGAGGACGGCGAACTCGACGGCTGGGACGACCCGCGAGCGCCGACGCTCAAGAGCCTCCGTCGACGCGGCATCCGCGGCGAGGCAATTGTCGAGGCGATGATCGGTCTCGGAACCTCGACCAGCGACGTCGATCTCGCGATGAGCGCGATCTACGCTAACAACCGCGAACTGATCGACGACGAGACTGACCGTCGGTTCCTCGTGCGCGACGGTACTCGGGTCCCGCTCGGCGGCAGCCCGCCGGACGAGGCGAACCCGCCGCTGCACCCCAACCACGAGGACCGCGGCGTCCGGGAGATCCCCGTCGGCGACTCCGTCCTGCTCGAGCCCGAGGACCTCCCCCAGCGCGAAGAGCGCGTCTGGCTCAAGGGACTGGGCTGTTTCCAGTACACCCGTGACACCCTCCAGTACACCGGCGAGGATATCGACGTCGTCCGCGAGGGCGACGTCGACGTCGTCCACTGGGTGCCGGCCCGCGAGAGCGTCCCCGTCCGGATGCGGACGATGGGCGGCGACGTGACCGGACGCGCCGAACCCGGCGTCGCCGACCTCACAACCGACGAGATGGTCCAGTTCGTGCGCGTCGGCTTCGCACGAATCGATAGCGTGACTCGAGACGACTCCGATGACGAGGAGGTCGTTACGTACTACGCCCACCCCTGA
- a CDS encoding twin-arginine translocation signal domain-containing protein has protein sequence MRETDPITRRNVLKIAGATGATALIAGCGGNGNGGEEPAEENGEEPAEGNETEDNETGGGGEALEPDTRIVLMAETQGWQGQEPEEIADEENPTITLQEGESYEIGWEEGDGSSHNIEIRDDSDEVVDDLSTEVSDEGGEDQFLEFDASSEMAAYVCEPHQDTMNGELQVESGEDGGEMNETEDNETEDNETEDNETEDNETEDNETEDNETDT, from the coding sequence ATGAGGGAAACAGACCCGATAACCCGACGTAACGTTCTCAAGATCGCCGGTGCCACCGGTGCGACGGCGCTCATTGCAGGCTGTGGTGGAAACGGAAACGGCGGAGAAGAGCCGGCCGAAGAAAACGGAGAAGAGCCGGCCGAAGGGAACGAAACCGAGGATAACGAAACCGGAGGGGGCGGTGAGGCGCTCGAGCCAGATACCCGAATCGTCCTCATGGCGGAGACCCAGGGTTGGCAGGGGCAAGAGCCCGAAGAAATCGCGGACGAGGAGAACCCGACGATCACTCTCCAGGAGGGCGAGTCGTACGAGATCGGCTGGGAGGAGGGCGACGGCAGCAGCCACAACATCGAAATTCGCGACGACAGCGACGAGGTCGTCGATGACCTCTCGACCGAAGTCAGCGACGAAGGCGGCGAGGATCAGTTCCTCGAGTTCGACGCCAGCAGCGAGATGGCCGCCTACGTTTGCGAACCCCACCAGGATACGATGAACGGCGAGCTCCAGGTCGAGAGCGGCGAAGACGGGGGTGAGATGAACGAGACGGAAGATAACGAGACCGAGGATAACGAAACGGAAGATAACGAGACCGAAGATAACGAAACAGAGGACAACGAGACGGAGGATAACGAGACGGACACCTGA
- a CDS encoding DUF456 domain-containing protein: MVDAVALFAVALLVGGVVGTVAPLVPGGLLSVSGLVLYWWNSGFTEPGPASIVVLTTLGVITLLVEFFGGSIAARAGGASWTTTGAAAVVGITLMIVTGPLGLLIGLFGTVFLLEYARGGDVDGSTRSAFYATVGILASTAVQVLLTTAILLGFLVAVFVF, encoded by the coding sequence ATGGTCGATGCGGTTGCCCTCTTTGCGGTTGCCCTGCTCGTCGGCGGTGTCGTCGGGACCGTCGCCCCCCTCGTTCCCGGGGGCCTGCTCTCGGTTTCCGGCCTCGTCCTCTACTGGTGGAACTCCGGGTTTACCGAACCCGGGCCGGCGTCGATCGTGGTGCTGACGACCCTCGGCGTGATAACGCTGCTCGTCGAGTTCTTCGGCGGTTCGATCGCCGCACGGGCCGGCGGCGCCTCTTGGACCACGACGGGTGCCGCGGCCGTCGTCGGCATCACCCTCATGATCGTTACCGGCCCCCTCGGCCTGCTGATCGGACTCTTCGGAACCGTGTTCCTCCTCGAGTACGCCCGGGGAGGAGACGTGGACGGGAGCACCCGTTCGGCGTTCTACGCGACGGTCGGTATCCTCGCCTCGACGGCGGTTCAGGTTCTGCTGACGACCGCGATCCTGCTCGGATTTCTCGTCGCGGTGTTCGTGTTCTGA
- the tmcA gene encoding tRNA(Met) cytidine acetyltransferase TmcA: MAADVDVVGLARSLRAEATRTNERRLLVLAGDRERGYDALESVLDRLAVPITRTTLVGPEDRLRCEQLSQTHAGELLGTTRDVVVLDAHEQLQPNALGKLVGTVDGGGLLILLTPSLESWPERRGAFDESLAVPPFSLSDVTGRFRRRLVETLRAHRGVGIVDLETERVVDDGLTDPPPKRGTEAPIEAPSDHRFPTAAYDACLTDDQVDAVAAFESLFDAPHAVVLEADRGRGKSSAAGLAAGAFAAEGEDVLVTAPGSRNAREVFDRAGELCETLERDATVESRRIETTAGGRVRYLEPTEAVERLETADVLIVDEAAALPVAVLESLLAADRVAFATTVHGYEGAGRGFSVRFRDRLDESDHTVTERTLTAPIRYAAGDPVEVWAFRALLLDARPPVEPLVTDATPESVEYRRLEPDDLLADERLLREAFGLLVLAHYRTEPNDLARLLDAPNLEARALVHEGRVVSVALLAREGNLPADDRAMMYEGGRIRGNMLPDVLTSQLRDERASEPAGIRVVRIATHHAVRSRGLGSRLLAEIRDELASEVDWIGTGFGATPGLLKFWRENGYSAVHLSTTRNVASGEYSALLLSPTSEAGRDLYDRHAEWFARRFAALCSDALDDLEPDVARAALGSVDGDATPPLELTDHEWRVVAGAAYGPGLFDVDPGPFRRLAVRYFLEAPDPIELTDREERLLVLRVLQAREWETVADRLGYHSSGQCMRSLGDAFCPLVDQYGTQVALDVRDRFTGS; the protein is encoded by the coding sequence ATGGCCGCGGACGTGGACGTCGTCGGACTCGCACGGTCGCTCCGCGCGGAAGCGACGCGGACGAACGAGCGACGGCTGCTGGTACTCGCCGGCGACCGGGAACGCGGGTACGACGCGCTCGAGTCGGTCCTCGATCGGCTCGCCGTCCCGATCACCCGGACGACGCTCGTCGGTCCCGAGGACCGCCTTCGCTGCGAACAGCTCTCACAGACTCACGCCGGGGAGCTGCTCGGAACGACCCGGGACGTGGTCGTCCTCGACGCTCACGAGCAACTCCAGCCCAACGCGCTCGGGAAACTCGTCGGGACGGTCGACGGCGGCGGGCTCCTGATCCTCCTGACGCCATCGCTCGAGTCCTGGCCCGAGCGCCGGGGCGCGTTCGACGAGTCGCTCGCCGTCCCGCCGTTCTCGCTGTCGGACGTCACCGGACGATTCAGGCGCCGGCTGGTCGAAACGCTTCGAGCACACCGCGGGGTCGGGATCGTCGACCTCGAGACCGAGCGCGTCGTCGACGACGGCCTGACCGATCCCCCGCCGAAACGAGGAACGGAGGCGCCAATCGAGGCGCCGTCCGACCACCGCTTTCCGACCGCGGCCTACGACGCCTGCCTTACCGACGATCAAGTAGACGCCGTCGCCGCGTTCGAGTCGCTGTTCGACGCCCCGCATGCCGTCGTGCTCGAGGCCGACCGCGGACGGGGCAAGTCGAGCGCGGCGGGGTTGGCGGCCGGCGCGTTCGCCGCCGAGGGCGAGGACGTCCTTGTGACCGCACCCGGCTCCCGGAACGCGCGCGAGGTGTTCGACCGCGCCGGCGAACTCTGTGAAACGCTCGAGCGAGACGCGACCGTCGAATCGCGCCGAATCGAGACGACGGCCGGCGGGCGCGTCCGCTACCTGGAGCCGACCGAGGCGGTCGAGCGACTCGAGACGGCGGACGTTCTCATCGTCGACGAAGCCGCTGCACTCCCGGTGGCGGTCCTCGAATCGCTGCTCGCGGCCGATCGGGTCGCCTTCGCGACGACGGTCCACGGCTACGAGGGCGCGGGACGAGGGTTCTCCGTCCGATTCCGGGACCGTCTCGACGAGAGCGACCACACCGTTACCGAACGGACGCTAACGGCGCCGATCCGCTACGCAGCCGGCGATCCCGTCGAGGTCTGGGCCTTTCGAGCCCTGCTGCTCGACGCCCGCCCGCCGGTCGAGCCGCTCGTGACGGACGCGACGCCCGAATCGGTCGAGTACCGCCGGCTCGAGCCCGACGACCTGCTGGCCGACGAGCGCCTCCTGCGGGAGGCGTTCGGCCTGCTCGTCCTCGCCCACTACCGCACCGAGCCGAACGACCTCGCGCGACTCCTCGACGCGCCGAACCTCGAGGCCCGCGCGCTGGTCCACGAGGGACGCGTCGTCAGCGTCGCGTTACTCGCCCGCGAGGGGAACCTCCCGGCGGACGATCGAGCGATGATGTACGAGGGCGGACGCATCCGCGGCAACATGCTCCCGGACGTGCTCACGAGCCAACTTCGCGACGAGCGGGCGAGCGAACCCGCCGGGATCCGCGTGGTTCGTATTGCGACCCACCACGCGGTTCGATCACGCGGACTCGGCTCGCGGCTGCTCGCGGAGATCCGAGACGAACTGGCTTCCGAGGTCGACTGGATCGGCACCGGGTTCGGGGCGACGCCCGGACTCCTCAAGTTCTGGCGCGAGAACGGCTACTCGGCGGTTCACCTCTCGACGACGCGCAACGTCGCCAGCGGGGAGTACTCGGCGCTGTTGCTCTCCCCGACGAGCGAGGCGGGACGCGACCTCTACGACCGCCACGCGGAGTGGTTCGCTCGACGGTTCGCCGCGCTCTGTTCGGACGCGCTCGACGACCTCGAGCCCGACGTGGCCCGCGCAGCGTTGGGAAGCGTCGACGGGGACGCCACTCCACCGCTCGAGTTGACCGATCACGAGTGGCGGGTCGTCGCCGGCGCCGCGTACGGTCCCGGGCTGTTCGACGTCGATCCCGGGCCGTTCCGCCGACTCGCCGTTCGCTACTTCCTCGAGGCGCCGGATCCGATCGAGCTGACAGATCGGGAGGAGCGGCTGCTCGTTCTCCGGGTACTACAGGCCCGGGAGTGGGAGACCGTCGCGGACCGACTCGGCTACCACTCGTCGGGGCAGTGCATGCGGTCGCTCGGCGACGCGTTCTGCCCGCTGGTCGATCAGTACGGGACCCAGGTCGCGCTCGACGTCCGGGATCGGTTCACCGGCTCGTGA